The DNA segment TTGGGTGTTGTTGGTTGCCATGTAGCCGGGGGCGATGGCGTTGACGTTAATCTGATGCTGCGCCCACTCGTTAGCTAACAGTCGGGTAATGCCCAGAACGCCGCTCTTTGAGGCCGTATAGGACGGGACGCGAATGCCGCCCTGAAACGACAGCATTGACGCGATATTGATGATTTTTCCGCCCTGACCCTGGGCAATGAACTGGCGTGCAACGGCCTGGGAGAGAAAGAAGAGCGACTTGAGATTCAGGTTCATCACGTCGTCCCAGTCTTTTTCCGTAAAACTGAGCGCGTCTTCGCGACGAATGGTCCCGGCGTTGTTCACCAGAATGTCGATGCGACCGAATTTCTCTACCGCCTTCGCGATAACGTCCGCGATGACCGCTTGCTGGCTCAGATCGGCCTGTATGGCGAAAAAGCGGCGACCCAGCGCTTCTACTTTGGCAGCGGTGTCATGAGGAACCTTGCGGTTCACGCCGATGATATCGCAACCGGCTTGCGCCAGTGCGACAGTCATCCCTTGCCCGAGCCCGGTATCACAACCGGTGACGATGGCGACTTTACCTGTGAGACGAAATGCATCCAGAATCATAATGACCTCGGCTATCCGTTTTTATCTGTTATGTGCCTGAAAGAAGGATAGGAGAGGAACGGAAAGAATACAATTAAAAATGAAACGTTGTTTTAATTTTGTTGACTGGCTGGCAAAACGGGCAATGTGATCATTGCCCGAACCCGGTTAGCCAAGTAAATCGGCGATGGTCAGTTCCGTGAGTGAGTTGAGCCTGACGTCGGCGAGGATATAGCGCGGATCGTGTCGCACCTCTTTGTCCGGTACGACGATGGAGCGCATCCGCGCCGCTTTCGATGCCACCATGCCGTTGACGGAATCTTCCAGTGCCACACAGCATAACGGGTCAACGCCCAGTTTCGCCGCGCAGTCGATGTAAACCTGAGGATGAGGTTTGCTGTAGGGCAGTTTTTCCGCGGAGGCGATGGCGTCAAAGCTCTCCCGCAGGTCGAACATTGCCAGTACTTTTTCCAGCATATGCAGAGGGGATGCTGACGCCAGTCCGACCTTCAAACCTTGCGCTTTACACAACGCGACCGCTTCTTTGACGCCCGGTAACAGCGGACGCGTCTCTTCAACCAACGCGATGGCGCGGGTAATGACGCGATCGGTGACCTCCTGGCGGCTCGGCCCGTTCCACGGCTGCTGAGCAAACCAAAGATCGACAACCATATCGATGCGCAGCCCTAGCGTATCCGGGAGTTCGTGACGACGAGTGATATCGACGCCGACGCTTGACAGCACGTCCAGTTCAGCCCGATCCCACAGCGGCTCGGAATCAATCAGTAATCCATCCATATCGAATATGGCCGCAAGAATTTGACGCGGGGTTGACATTACAACCTCTCCTGTTGAGCATTAAATGTAGGGTATTCAGCATTAGCCGCTATCATAACGTTTTTAAAGATCGGGCGAAAAGGGTTATCAGCAGGTAGACTTAAGCCAAAACGACGCGTCTTCATCAAGGGGAACTCATGACGTATCAACAAGCTGGACGCATTGCCGTGTTAAAAAGGATGTTAGGATGGGTGATATTTATCCCGGCGCTCCTCTCCACGCTGATTTCAGCCCTGAAATTTATGTACGCGCACAGCGAAAAGCAGGAAGGGATTAACGCGGTGATGCTCGATTTTACCCACGTCATGATCGACATGATGCGAGTGAATACCCCGTTTCTGAACCTCTTCTGGTACAACTCGCCGACGCCGGATTTCCAGAATAGCCTGAACATTCTGTTCTGGCTGATTTTTGCGCTGATTTTTATCGGGCTGGCGATGCAGGATTCCGGTGCGCGTATGAGTCGCCAGGCGCGGTTTTTACGTGAAGGCGTTGAAGACCAGTTGATTCTGGAGAAAGCCAAGGGCAGCGAAGGGCTGTCACGCGAGCAGATTGAGTCGCGCATTGTGGTTCCACATCACACGATTTTCCTGCAGTTTTTCCCGCTCTACATCCTGCCGGTGATTATCATCATCCTCGGCTATGTGTTCTTTTCCCTGCTGGGATTTGTCTGAATAAAAAGGCCGCCATCCGGCGGCCTTTGAGAGTGATGACAAACCTCGTCTCGTTGCCGGACAAGCAGAGAGTACCTAATTAAAAACGAGGAAAATCAATTCATTGATTTTCGGCTGATAACCACAAAGAAGGAAAAACCACGTTTTTTCCTTCTTTGTTAGCGGTCAGAAAGGCCGCCATCCGGCGGCCTGATGATGTCAGCCATGATTACGCCGCGAGCAGTCTGTCCATTGCCTTCTGCGCAATTACCAGGTGCTGACCGCCAAACAGTCTTGCCCGGTTGAGCAAGGTATAAAGTTGATATACCGGTTGCCGGTCGAGAAAATCTAACGGCAGCGGCGACACCGACTGATAACCATCATAAATTTGCGGCGGCTGTTCGGTATGCAGCGGC comes from the Citrobacter amalonaticus genome and includes:
- a CDS encoding YniB family protein, encoding MTYQQAGRIAVLKRMLGWVIFIPALLSTLISALKFMYAHSEKQEGINAVMLDFTHVMIDMMRVNTPFLNLFWYNSPTPDFQNSLNILFWLIFALIFIGLAMQDSGARMSRQARFLREGVEDQLILEKAKGSEGLSREQIESRIVVPHHTIFLQFFPLYILPVIIIILGYVFFSLLGFV
- the hxpB gene encoding hexitol phosphatase HxpB, which gives rise to MSTPRQILAAIFDMDGLLIDSEPLWDRAELDVLSSVGVDITRRHELPDTLGLRIDMVVDLWFAQQPWNGPSRQEVTDRVITRAIALVEETRPLLPGVKEAVALCKAQGLKVGLASASPLHMLEKVLAMFDLRESFDAIASAEKLPYSKPHPQVYIDCAAKLGVDPLCCVALEDSVNGMVASKAARMRSIVVPDKEVRHDPRYILADVRLNSLTELTIADLLG
- the kduD gene encoding 2-dehydro-3-deoxy-D-gluconate 5-dehydrogenase KduD, coding for MILDAFRLTGKVAIVTGCDTGLGQGMTVALAQAGCDIIGVNRKVPHDTAAKVEALGRRFFAIQADLSQQAVIADVIAKAVEKFGRIDILVNNAGTIRREDALSFTEKDWDDVMNLNLKSLFFLSQAVARQFIAQGQGGKIINIASMLSFQGGIRVPSYTASKSGVLGITRLLANEWAQHQINVNAIAPGYMATNNTQQLREDAERNKEIVDRIPAGRWGTPDDLQGPVVFLASKAADYINGYTLAVDGGWLAR